One window of Flavobacterium ammonificans genomic DNA carries:
- a CDS encoding MFS transporter, with protein MPNLQKGDTKLLNAWAFYDWANSVYSLVISSAVFPIFFEALFTDRSHYIMMFGYSLKNSALISFVTAFAFLVVAFVSPLLSGISDYVGNKKSFMKFFCYLGALSCIGLYWFSLESIYISLVFYFLGLVGFWGSWVFYNSYLPDIAYANQQDAISAKGFSYGYVGSVILLIVNLGMIMMPDAFGITGTKGEAAMKAMRYSFVMVGVWWILFSQYTYYYLPKGNKIVASSIKKHIIFNGFKELKKVWLLLADNSPLKKYLGSFFVYSMAVQTVMLIATYFGAQEIQWASQSESTTGLIICILLIQLVAIVGATFTSKASKKYGNIPTLIAINGFWIVLCVLAYFIYLPIHFYVMASLVGLVMGGIQALSRSTYSKLLPETEDTASFFSFYDVAEKIGIVIGMCVYGIIDQITGSPRFAIVFLGIFFVIGLLLLKRVPKTAALSTK; from the coding sequence ATGCCAAATTTACAAAAAGGAGATACTAAATTATTGAATGCTTGGGCTTTTTACGATTGGGCGAATTCGGTGTACTCTCTTGTGATTTCTTCAGCGGTATTTCCAATATTTTTCGAAGCACTTTTTACAGATCGCAGTCATTATATTATGATGTTTGGGTATTCTCTTAAGAATTCGGCCTTAATAAGTTTTGTAACTGCTTTTGCTTTTTTGGTGGTTGCCTTTGTTTCCCCTTTGCTTTCAGGTATTTCAGATTATGTAGGAAACAAAAAATCATTTATGAAGTTTTTCTGCTACTTAGGTGCTTTATCATGTATTGGTTTGTATTGGTTTAGCCTTGAAAGTATTTATATCAGTTTAGTATTTTACTTTTTAGGATTGGTAGGCTTTTGGGGAAGTTGGGTTTTTTATAATTCGTATCTTCCAGACATTGCCTATGCGAATCAACAAGATGCAATCAGTGCTAAAGGTTTTTCATATGGCTATGTTGGCAGCGTAATTTTGTTAATCGTTAATTTAGGAATGATTATGATGCCAGATGCATTTGGGATAACAGGAACTAAGGGAGAAGCCGCTATGAAAGCGATGCGATATTCTTTTGTTATGGTTGGCGTATGGTGGATTTTGTTTAGTCAATATACCTATTATTATTTACCAAAAGGGAATAAGATTGTAGCCAGTAGTATAAAGAAACATATCATCTTTAATGGGTTCAAAGAACTGAAAAAAGTTTGGTTATTATTGGCAGACAATTCCCCATTAAAGAAATATCTTGGCAGTTTTTTTGTGTATAGTATGGCAGTACAAACGGTAATGTTGATTGCTACTTATTTTGGTGCGCAAGAAATTCAATGGGCATCACAAAGTGAAAGTACTACAGGATTAATTATTTGTATTCTTTTGATACAATTGGTTGCTATTGTCGGAGCAACATTTACTTCTAAAGCTTCAAAAAAGTACGGTAATATCCCTACTTTGATTGCTATTAATGGGTTTTGGATTGTTCTTTGTGTTTTGGCTTATTTTATTTATTTACCAATTCATTTTTATGTAATGGCTTCTTTAGTAGGTTTAGTGATGGGAGGAATTCAAGCTTTGTCTCGATCTACGTATTCTAAATTATTACCTGAAACTGAGGATACAGCTTCCTTTTTTAGTTTTTACGATGTAGCTGAGAAAATTGGAATTGTTATTGGAATGTGTGTTTATGGAATTATAGACCAAATTACTGGAAGTCCGAGATTTGCTATTGTTTTTTTAGGTATCTTCTTTGTAATTGGTTTGCTATTATTAAAGCGTGTTCCAAAAACAGCTGCTTTATCAACTAAATAA